GGGCTCTATCCTCTTATAGTAGTTCTTCTTTGTCTCAATAATCTCAAAGCCAAACTTCCTGTAGAAGTCAATTGCAGATTCATTGCTGATCTGGACATGCCTAAGATATAAGAgggtatcagaaaaaaaaaaaaaattaagaattcatcAGCTTTTGCGTATTCTGCAAATAGCTTCATATTGGTTGGAGCTGGAATACTGCAGACATTTGTTAGATTCTCTTCACAATTACTAGTTATCAACAAAGACTGAGTATTCATTTCAGAAAAACTTGGATGACAAATTTACACCTTTAACCTGTTACATCTTCAAGATAGCTGGCTGAATTTAGGAGACTCAGAAATAGGGTTTACTCTTACAATCGAGAAAGGGTGAAGTATCCTAGctagcataatgtttttcatTGCAAGGAGAGAAAGGATTCCTGGAATTATAAATGGGTAAATAACCACAAGGATGATCCAATGACCATATTAACACATGCAGAAAAAACATGACAGAAAAATGATATATTGTCTCAAATGCCTAAATATAGcctctaataaaaaaaatgctatattttaaaaataaatttgagctTTGTCAATTACTCCTCAGAACAGCATGACATAATTTAATCTCTCCCAGTGCCaaagttaaaatgagaataatcttggggcgcctgggtggctcagtcggttgagcgtccgacttcggcccaggtcacgatctcgcagttcgggagttcgagcccggcatcaggctctgtgctgatggctcagagcctggagcccgcttcggattctgtgtctccctctctctctgcccctcccctgttcatgctctgtctctctctgtctcaaaataaataaaaacattaagaaaaaaaaaattttaaatgagaataatcTTAACATTGGTATTATCAGATAAATACTCTTTGATTTTGACTATTAAACTCTACTAATAAGCATGTCACTGAGAACCttaaacaaaacccagaaagcaAACAGATGGCACAAGAATAGTATTAATGATACTAATTCTTCAGTTCTGAAGACTTTAGTTTTAATCTTggtttcatccctgtgacttcaGAAGCTCCCACCCCAACAcaataaagcaaaatgagaaagttTTATCTCAGGTTCCTGATCTATTAttgaaacaaaacaggggcgcctgggtggcgcagtcggttaagcgtccgacttcagccaggtcaagatctcgcggtccgtgagttcgagccccgcgtcaggctctgggctgatggctgagagcctggagcctgtttccgattctgtgtctccctctctctctgcccctcccccgttcatgctctgtctctctctgtcccaaaaaataaataaacgttgaaaaaaaaaattaaaaaaaaaaaaaaagaaacaaaacaaaaacttcataaTCACTACTTCCATGCTTTTTCCAAAAGGCAATGAAATAAGGAACCAGATTTTAAAGTTTCCAGTAAAGATTTCTATTGCCaatttattaaattctttacATAAGAACATTAAATATCATTTAACTTACAGATAGATGTTGTCAAAAGTGCCATCTTTTTCACAGATGTTTAAGACATGATTTAACATTTTCGTTCCTATTAACAAGACAAACAAGTAAGTaatcttagaaaaataatgtttatattacaCATCTAAATGCcatcttaatgtttattgaatcCTAAAAGAATTTGAGGTAAACACTAGACCAcctgatttttgaaaaatttgttcTCTCCCTACTATCTACATATGTTAAAAACTGCTAGTAGAAAAGCAACCTTTACATACAAGTCcttccagagaaaaggaaaacagaaaaagcaaaagggGGACATTGATGACAAATCTATATAGGGCTTCCAGGTGAATTAGgttaataaataaagttattttccaCCTTATATAATTCAGTAACTCTTTCCCAATACTCTCAAAAGAAATGGTTTCACTCATTGGGTCAGAAACAGTAATGATGTATTTATgcttctttacacacacacacacaaaaacaaataattttacctATTCCTAGCCTTCGGTATGGTGCCAGACATCCTAGTGTCATGATGTAAAGTCTCTTCTGATTCTGTGAATGATCCACCCTACAGCACACTGCACCTACTGCAATATCATTGAAATATGCTgccatggaaaatataaaaatattaagttcaaAAGACAGaataacacattttattgaaTCTTCCTCCCCTTCTATAAGGGCTAAATTACTGCTATCATAGCATTAAATTTTATCAACTACTCTGAATAGCAAAAGCCTCAAAAATTTTCTACATCTTTTTACGGATTTAAGCATCTAGAGTAGACATATATGTGAAACATACAGGCACATactaaataaaagagaaggtatttagcattttctttaaaattcaaatattttgtcttgaTTTCTCTGAGATCCTTCTCAAAACCTGGATCACCCccatttcctcacttgtaaaataaagagattaaattagttaactctgctcaaatattaaaaactaaggGTCAAGAacaccaacaaaacaaatgaagtgagaaaagaaaaaactattatACCAAGTTTTGCTAGCTCGCCAACCTCCAGCACATCCTTGTAGAACTTGTCATTGTAGCTGACTGGAAAGATGACCTGGTTTAATCTCTTCAACTGTTTGATATTGTGTGGTGTCACATCTCCCAGCTCGATCCGGCTACTGGAACAAACCAAAATGtactcaataaaatataattagctTCATTTGTTAAGATAAACATACTAGTACCAAGTCTTTTTTACATAATTGATAAATCCAACCTTTCATACTGACTTTATATTCCTACAAAGATTACCATTTATAAGATTCTGCCAGCCATTCTATGCAGATTCAATTTGTAGCActcatatgattatatatttagaGACAAATATGATAAACAATAATTACTCAGAAGGCCAGACTAATAATCTACACAAATGCCAAAATCTTCCTTGTAGTTTACAGTTTTTAGACAACTATTACTGATCCAAAGGACTGATGATACCAAATATTGACAAGGGGGTGGCAAATGGGATTCTTATAGTctgctggtgaaaatgtaaatagaTACAGTATCTCTGGAACACAATCTAGTACTATGTATCAAAAACCTGAAAGGTACATCTTCTTTGTCCAAGTCTATCCTAgaaatttattctgaaaaataatccaaatggacaaaaattatatacattgaACTAGGAACCACTACATCAGTTACATGGGGTGGTATTCAAAATCTAGATTCCTAGACCTCACACCCCACAGATTCAGAGGTAGAATCTATGGCAGTGGAACaaaggaatggggggggggggggatctatTTGAAAACTACTTATCAAGAATGCAACGGTAGCATTTCTGAAAAACCATTATGTAATCAAAACAATTGGTTCTGTGGGAAAAGGAATTAAATCTAAAATGATTCAGGCTCATAGTAAAAAAGTTGTTTTGCCTATAATTCTGTcaacaaaaggatttttttaatagctCAAGTCCATTTCTCCACCATAAGCTAAAGGTTGATCAAATGTGACAAGACAAACCTGAACAGCATCTATGCATATATTTCTTCCTATTACCACTAGCAGTGTCATTAGTGGAGATGCTTACATGCATTATTGGCCTTCTTAAAAACCACAACAGTAGATGATAAAatcctttaaagaaaagaagatcaaactgaaataaaaatgagttgaaaaataaaacaatctgatGTCAACCAAGCAGCTAGATAATGTGGGTCCTACGCACTGGGTGCTAATTCCAGATCACAATGGCATTAGTCAATAGCAGGGAAGTACAGACAATACACCCTAATTGATCATTTGCATCATATGTACATAGGTTTTGAAAACTGTTGGGAGAAATGACTAAATGAGAATGTTAATCTTCACACTtctaaaatgactaaaaaaacaaacaaaacaaaactaagtgtCCTCAGCAGGGAACTGATTAAATAAAGCATGCATGATATGTTTATCTTATTACCACAAAAACATTGATAtactattttggggggggagggagggaggggcacaatctaaatatatataacatataataaaatagctTTTGTTAATATACAGAAAAAGCTTTAAAGCATATACAAAAAATGTGTAGTCAGAATtgtgagaggcgcctgggtggctcactgggtagagcattcaactcttgatcttggggttgtaagttcaagacccatgttgggtataaagattataCTTAAacatacaatctttaaaaaaaatttttttaattgtgtataattttaaaaacactattctCTGAAATGTTACAATTCAGATTATCAGAAAGTATGAATAAATTATAGTTCTTAATAACACAAAAACTTTATTACAGACCATTATGCTCATTTGGAACTTTAGCCTTCCTGcctcaattatttcatttttattacttactGTGCAACCACTCTTACGTATCTTGATATTTTCTTAAGATCTGAGCACACAGTTTCTTAGTGGCCACACAAAATTAAGAGGCCAACACCACAGTAAAAAATAGAGATTTCTCTGTTACACTCTTTTCCAATTTTAGACATATAATTAAATATGGGTAAATGGCCTAAGTATTTTACAACTAAAATGACTTCCCTATGTGAGATTCAGGTGTTCTTTAACTAGGTTTTATCTCCCTAAGAACAATTCCCCTCTTCATAAAAGCACACCCTGGCTTTGTCTTCTTTAAGGCTGAAGGAAATAACATTTCACCCTAAGTCCTCTTCTAATTAAAACCTACTTAGGCTCACTTACCACCATCTACCACTCAGGTTTTTTACTGGTAGATAGTGTTATGCTGTAAAGTACAGAACATTAAAATACAGGGATCACATCTTACctacactattctttttttttagaaaaagaattccTCCCATAATTAATACaactatcactttttttttttttggtaagaacatttaagttctactctcttagcaagtttcaatTATACCCACAGTggtatcaactatagtcaccctgttatacattagatcctcagactttATTCACCTTATAGCTGAAAGTCTATACCTTTCTACCAACCTCTTCCTATTCCCCCCACCCTGGCAACCCCTtatctactttgtttctatgagtttgatttttttgttgttgttagatttcacatgtaagcaATACCATTgtctggctggcttatttcacttagcagaatgctaCTCTTTCACTGAGTATAACACCCCAAATTGAGTATCGCAATCAAAGAGTCAGTCTCCGTATTTTATCCATCGCAATCAAAGAGTCAATCTCCgtattttaaaacaatcactGAAAAACTACATTATGAAGTCTAATagtaaacaataaagaaaaacgtAACCTAGGAAGCCAACCTCCTAAATTATAGTGAAAGAACATGTGTTTTTCAAAGTTTAAGAATGATTTctaggtggggcgcctggctggctcagttggaagagtatgcaactcttgatcttggagttgtgaatttgagccccacaatgtGTGCAGAGATtaagataaatacatacatacgcatataataaacacttaaaagtaaaaaaaagaatgatttctaGGTAATCACCACACTTCAagcatctttataatttttaaaataaccaggTATTTCTTGACTTCATACAAAAGGAAAAGGTGGTTATGGTACAATGTGCTAGAATTAAACGAAATAAAAGTTAACTACTAAAAAAGTTTCCAGCAGAGTAGGCAGAAAATGCTTAAATACAGAACACTGTATTAAATCATTAGGGAACACCAGCTTAATCTTTCCGtaatcaagtaaataaataaatagcatgtcttgattaaaaaaaaaaaatgtccatcacCATAGTAATTACTCAGGAAGTGAAAATCCTGTAAGACTACTAGAAATAAGTTTGATGTATATAGTCTCcctatatttttctctgtgtgtgtgtgtgtgtgtgtacacacttcAAAACAGAATTGGTATACTATGAATATCGTTTGGTGGCTGTTTAAGCATCTATTAAATATAACTTTGTCAGCAAAATTCACCTTCAAATACAGTTTAACTTTCATGAACATGATATGTCTGATTGAAATGCAATATTTCTGTAATCTTGACCACTCAGCTCTGAATTATTTTAAGATGTGGATATTCTAAATATATCAAGAGTAATAGCAATTTATAATTTAGCAAAGAACATGTATCAAAAGCATAGAGTGCTATgcagaaatgttaagaaaatgagaacatgacTGCACACAATAAGATTTAGAAGTGAAAAGAACTTCTAAAGTAAGTCAAAAGGAATTCCAAAGTCTCtattagaaaattaaacagaGGTTTCATGAATTCtgtgaatttgaaattttctaaagttttaatGAACATAATAGTTGCCTATTCAAAGCATAAACCGGgtctatttcaataaatatttgaacacCTATGTGCTAAAACCTGGAATGCAAAGGAGTTTATACCTAGTAGGAAATacaggtatatgtatatattgatcACACATATATTAACacacattacatatatacatacattacacatatatacataattatgtatatatatatgaaacacaaTATCTTAGTAATAGTACTTGCACACAGTACAAAAGTAATACTAGAATAAAAGTGATCCTGGAAACAGATGTGAAGGGTGACTTAAGAGTTTGTTCTGTAGGAGGGT
This genomic stretch from Acinonyx jubatus isolate Ajub_Pintada_27869175 chromosome C2, VMU_Ajub_asm_v1.0, whole genome shotgun sequence harbors:
- the NAA50 gene encoding N-alpha-acetyltransferase 50 isoform X1; this translates as MKGSRIELGDVTPHNIKQLKRLNQVIFPVSYNDKFYKDVLEVGELAKLAYFNDIAVGAVCCRVDHSQNQKRLYIMTLGCLAPYRRLGIGTKMLNHVLNICEKDGTFDNIYLHVQISNESAIDFYRKFGFEIIETKKNYYKRIEPADAHVLQKNLKVPSGQNADVQKTDN
- the NAA50 gene encoding N-alpha-acetyltransferase 50 isoform X2 → MKGRIELGDVTPHNIKQLKRLNQVIFPVSYNDKFYKDVLEVGELAKLAYFNDIAVGAVCCRVDHSQNQKRLYIMTLGCLAPYRRLGIGTKMLNHVLNICEKDGTFDNIYLHVQISNESAIDFYRKFGFEIIETKKNYYKRIEPADAHVLQKNLKVPSGQNADVQKTDN